The following are from one region of the Simiduia agarivorans SA1 = DSM 21679 genome:
- a CDS encoding chondroitinase-B domain-containing protein yields the protein MFQKTLLTLAIGAALTACGGGDNSYSNTPGSVEISGFTGSPSVGDVLTATVSDADGVVADSVLYGWYANGAAISGADAATFTVTNEYVGQTLQVKVSYQGENGLRESTASTVTDAVPASLTINATFVHGLVEGGSCSLFPLTDTGEKGTALGSGMTASGVLTFAGVEYQGPALVECSGGTYIDEATGSSLTAPLTRAVVNVDGDADFVVSPLTELATQLALADAAGLLSALTTYNNDVAQWFGLEYVPAGATAPVTIDITAQAPADLQAGAIGNDAAGLYATALALVSQLDENTSGDASAVVSALASDLEDGSFSVQTLQDLAAAQMDLASSAVAANLNQAALDALAGSIGIVNTEGSVSIQGSASVGSSLQAIVSDANGVGSVSYQWLVDGVAASGETAASYNITAAVLGSTLSVTASYTDNAGFSEQLTSASTAAVTTDATDFDGVAGAISGTLVVGEALTVAAPTDANGISGSVSYQWMADGQAIANANASSYTLTAAEVGAAISVTASYTDDDGFDESLTSSADGIVYSALVSNKAELASAVGAAASGDVIGVQAGDYANMPELSIGDGVTVQAVAGQAPIVSGTSCIVLGAGSVLDGMTFNDLSLSSGSSCASTGPASVYMEGSGAVLSNNTFNGQADASGEYHYVSLKGFQSVIERNVFAAKNAEQKGSAITIYVNNTPDNNEGHSIRYNLFKDFTLPSGDIDNRNSSGYAIQLGRSTSSDGKEDGLTTIEYNLFSNVNVDRRLIKVQSSRNTIRYNTVVNSTGQIALEDGFGSTVDSNIIISAGDDKDDGGISFAPLGHTISNNYINNIRTTSSQRAALLVNSEVLTGDGNGAVIADGSINKTLTISNNTVVNAQYALQFGSKNCGLASIVIDVDGLLIANQDSANSINGNTNGSGRTAVIDDCAIEASSDYDNVHIYSDTLSKSGSFNFKQGMDGNLFGAENGATLTTPDANNMVEGAGPDAGIGADLDALIYISEDMVGPGSSWTAD from the coding sequence ATGTTTCAGAAAACGTTACTTACCCTGGCCATTGGTGCCGCACTGACGGCGTGCGGTGGTGGTGATAACAGCTACAGCAATACGCCTGGGTCTGTGGAAATCTCGGGCTTTACCGGATCGCCCAGTGTGGGTGATGTGTTGACGGCCACGGTCAGTGATGCCGACGGCGTAGTGGCGGATTCTGTGCTTTACGGTTGGTATGCCAATGGTGCAGCTATTTCCGGTGCGGATGCGGCCACCTTCACGGTAACCAATGAATACGTGGGTCAGACTCTGCAAGTCAAAGTGAGCTATCAGGGTGAAAACGGCCTGCGTGAGTCCACCGCGTCCACTGTAACCGACGCAGTCCCCGCCTCACTCACTATTAATGCGACCTTCGTGCACGGTCTGGTAGAGGGTGGCAGCTGCAGCCTGTTTCCACTGACCGATACCGGCGAAAAAGGTACAGCGCTGGGCTCGGGCATGACGGCTTCCGGTGTGCTGACCTTTGCGGGCGTTGAATATCAGGGGCCCGCCTTGGTTGAATGTTCTGGTGGCACCTACATCGATGAAGCGACCGGCTCCAGTCTGACCGCGCCGCTCACCCGTGCCGTAGTCAATGTGGATGGCGATGCGGACTTTGTGGTTTCGCCACTCACCGAGCTTGCCACCCAGTTGGCACTGGCTGATGCGGCCGGATTGCTGAGTGCGCTGACCACCTATAACAACGATGTGGCGCAGTGGTTCGGGCTGGAATATGTGCCAGCCGGTGCAACTGCTCCGGTCACCATTGATATCACCGCGCAAGCGCCTGCTGATTTGCAAGCCGGTGCTATTGGTAATGATGCTGCCGGCCTTTATGCAACCGCATTGGCATTAGTGTCTCAGCTGGATGAAAATACCAGCGGCGACGCATCAGCCGTCGTGTCTGCATTGGCAAGCGATCTTGAAGATGGAAGTTTTTCTGTGCAGACACTACAGGATCTGGCCGCGGCTCAAATGGATCTTGCCAGTTCCGCGGTGGCGGCAAACCTGAATCAGGCAGCGCTTGATGCGTTGGCAGGTTCTATTGGTATTGTGAACACTGAAGGCTCCGTGTCCATTCAGGGCTCTGCCAGTGTGGGCTCCAGCCTTCAGGCGATTGTGTCTGATGCCAACGGGGTGGGCAGTGTCAGCTATCAATGGTTGGTTGATGGTGTGGCTGCCTCAGGCGAAACCGCTGCCAGTTACAATATTACTGCCGCGGTTCTGGGTTCAACCCTGAGCGTAACCGCGAGCTACACCGATAATGCAGGCTTCTCGGAACAACTGACCTCCGCGTCGACCGCTGCAGTGACCACGGATGCAACAGATTTTGATGGTGTAGCCGGCGCGATATCGGGCACTTTGGTGGTTGGTGAAGCACTGACCGTTGCCGCGCCCACCGATGCCAACGGTATCAGTGGCAGCGTAAGCTATCAGTGGATGGCTGATGGGCAGGCGATCGCCAATGCCAATGCTTCGTCATACACACTAACAGCCGCTGAAGTCGGTGCCGCCATTTCTGTAACGGCAAGTTACACCGATGATGATGGCTTTGATGAATCGCTGACGTCCTCTGCCGATGGTATTGTCTATAGTGCGCTTGTCAGCAATAAAGCCGAATTGGCCTCGGCCGTTGGTGCTGCCGCGTCTGGTGATGTGATCGGTGTGCAGGCAGGCGACTATGCCAATATGCCAGAGCTATCGATTGGCGACGGTGTTACAGTGCAAGCGGTTGCTGGGCAGGCGCCAATCGTTTCCGGTACTAGCTGTATCGTGTTAGGCGCGGGCTCGGTACTGGATGGCATGACCTTCAACGATTTAAGCCTATCGAGCGGTAGCAGTTGTGCGTCGACGGGACCGGCTTCTGTCTATATGGAGGGTAGCGGAGCGGTTTTGTCGAACAACACCTTTAACGGTCAGGCAGATGCTTCGGGTGAATATCATTATGTATCTCTGAAAGGCTTTCAGTCGGTTATTGAGCGCAACGTATTTGCGGCAAAAAATGCCGAACAAAAAGGTTCTGCCATTACCATCTACGTTAACAATACACCGGATAACAACGAAGGTCACAGCATCCGCTATAACCTGTTCAAGGACTTCACATTGCCTTCTGGTGATATCGATAATCGCAACTCATCGGGCTACGCAATTCAGTTGGGGCGTTCTACATCCTCTGATGGTAAAGAAGATGGCCTGACGACGATTGAATATAACCTGTTCAGCAATGTGAATGTTGACCGCCGACTAATCAAAGTGCAATCCAGCCGGAATACGATCCGATATAATACTGTGGTGAATTCCACCGGCCAGATAGCACTTGAAGACGGTTTTGGCTCAACTGTGGATAGTAATATCATTATTTCTGCTGGCGATGATAAGGATGATGGTGGTATTTCGTTCGCCCCATTGGGCCACACCATCAGCAACAACTACATCAATAACATTCGCACCACATCCAGTCAGCGTGCGGCACTGCTCGTCAATTCCGAAGTGTTGACTGGGGACGGCAATGGCGCTGTGATAGCTGATGGCAGCATCAATAAAACGCTGACCATCAGTAACAACACAGTGGTTAACGCACAGTATGCGCTGCAGTTCGGCAGTAAAAACTGTGGTTTGGCCAGTATTGTGATTGATGTGGATGGTCTGTTGATTGCGAACCAGGACTCAGCTAACTCGATTAATGGCAACACCAACGGCAGTGGCCGTACTGCGGTCATAGATGATTGTGCCATTGAGGCGAGCTCCGACTACGACAATGTGCATATCTACTCAGACACCTTGTCTAAAAGCGGCTCTTTCAACTTCAAGCAAGGCATGGATGGCAACCTGTTCGGCGCGGAAAACGGCGCAACGCTCACCACGCCGGATGCCAATAACATGGTTGAAGGAGCGGGTCCCGATGCCGGTATTGGTGCGGATTTGGATGCGTTGATCTACATCTCCGAAGACATGGTCGGTCCGGGTAGCAGCTGGACCGCTGATTGA
- a CDS encoding polysaccharide lyase family 7 protein, with product MRKTLGLAALLLSSELCANELVNPGFEQGWEGWQPQGEGLSISDKAYTGKHSVKLTKPGSYVGRLVSVTPDTRYQLTARVLGAGTLGVKVDGQMYFDQPERKTRDWEELSVVFDSQGATQAIVFASYAGTEGRFDDFSFSLAEHAGAPLAAAIQPKSEGGTGLSPDLPPGRNFDLLGWYLSTPRDDDGDGIGDIYYEWELANGFEDELYFFTRWDGGMTFRAPNKGGRTSANTKFTRSELRGMLRRGDKSIKTKATGGPNKNNWVFSSAPPRAQRIAGAVDGRMEATLAVNYVTVTGAPNQVGRVIIGQIHADKDEPIRLYYRKLPNNTRGSVYMAHEPSRGHGDEIFIDLIGSRKDNAEDPANGIALDEKFSYVIDAKGNSLRVEIYVGDELRGQTEVDMSQSGYDVSDDYMYFKAGVYNQNNTGNADDFVQATFYRLETSHGTAQP from the coding sequence ATGAGAAAAACCCTTGGTCTGGCCGCGTTGTTGTTGTCTTCTGAATTGTGCGCCAATGAGCTGGTTAACCCGGGCTTTGAGCAGGGCTGGGAAGGTTGGCAGCCCCAGGGCGAGGGGTTATCGATTTCCGACAAGGCCTACACCGGCAAGCACTCCGTCAAACTGACCAAGCCCGGAAGTTATGTGGGCCGTTTGGTCTCCGTCACGCCTGACACCCGTTACCAGCTTACGGCGCGCGTACTTGGCGCCGGGACGCTGGGTGTGAAAGTGGACGGCCAGATGTATTTTGATCAGCCAGAACGCAAGACCCGCGATTGGGAAGAATTGTCAGTGGTGTTCGACAGTCAGGGGGCCACTCAGGCCATTGTGTTTGCTTCATACGCCGGCACCGAAGGCCGCTTTGACGACTTTTCTTTCTCATTGGCTGAGCACGCCGGCGCGCCCTTGGCGGCAGCTATTCAGCCGAAAAGTGAAGGCGGTACCGGCTTGTCTCCCGACCTCCCTCCGGGCCGCAATTTTGATCTGCTCGGCTGGTATCTGAGCACGCCGCGCGATGATGACGGCGATGGTATCGGCGATATTTACTACGAGTGGGAACTGGCGAATGGCTTTGAGGACGAGCTGTATTTCTTTACCCGTTGGGATGGCGGTATGACTTTCCGCGCGCCCAATAAAGGCGGCCGTACCTCTGCTAATACGAAATTTACCCGCAGTGAATTGCGCGGCATGCTCCGGCGCGGCGATAAATCCATCAAGACCAAAGCTACTGGCGGGCCCAACAAAAACAATTGGGTGTTTTCCAGTGCGCCGCCGCGCGCGCAGCGGATTGCCGGCGCCGTCGATGGCCGCATGGAGGCAACGCTGGCAGTCAATTATGTCACGGTAACCGGCGCCCCCAATCAAGTAGGCCGGGTCATTATCGGTCAGATTCATGCCGACAAGGATGAACCAATCCGACTCTACTACCGCAAATTACCCAACAACACCCGGGGATCTGTGTATATGGCCCATGAGCCCTCGCGCGGCCACGGCGACGAAATATTTATCGACCTGATTGGCAGTCGCAAGGACAACGCTGAAGATCCGGCTAACGGCATCGCGCTGGATGAAAAGTTTTCCTACGTGATTGACGCTAAGGGCAACAGCCTGCGCGTTGAAATCTATGTGGGAGATGAACTGCGCGGTCAGACAGAGGTGGACATGAGTCAATCCGGCTACGACGTGAGTGACGACTACATGTACTTCAAGGCCGGTGTCTACAACCAGAATAACACCGGTAATGCAGACGACTTCGTGCAAGCGACATTTTATCGCCTGGAAACGTCGCACGGTACTGCGCAACCCTGA
- a CDS encoding FadR/GntR family transcriptional regulator, which translates to MSGRRLYQNVVDEINKLIDSGDYPPGSRLPPERDLAERFDVSRLTIREAIIALEVLDKVRVKTGSGVYVKEPAHKAVAGAPSDIGPFELTQARAVIEGEAAAIAASMITEEALKELEGTLKLMAQENAEGDLAAAEADRQFHLIISQATNNAALLMTIKRLWEIRETSAPIVRAYEGVCKLNGKNRLDEHRAIYDALKARDANAARKAMHHHFARLIESLLHVSEAQAIEAARQESLKSRQQYSLDHLFSR; encoded by the coding sequence ATGAGCGGACGCCGCCTTTATCAGAACGTTGTTGACGAGATCAATAAACTGATCGACTCCGGCGATTACCCGCCGGGCAGCCGTCTGCCGCCAGAGCGGGATCTCGCCGAGCGCTTTGACGTCAGCCGGCTGACCATCCGCGAAGCCATCATCGCTCTCGAGGTGCTGGATAAAGTCAGAGTCAAGACCGGCTCCGGTGTGTACGTGAAAGAACCAGCGCATAAAGCAGTTGCAGGGGCACCATCGGATATTGGCCCGTTCGAACTGACCCAGGCACGCGCCGTCATTGAAGGTGAAGCGGCAGCCATCGCCGCCAGCATGATCACCGAGGAAGCGCTGAAAGAACTGGAAGGCACCCTGAAGTTAATGGCGCAAGAAAACGCCGAAGGCGACCTGGCCGCGGCGGAAGCTGACCGGCAATTCCACCTGATTATTTCGCAGGCCACCAACAATGCCGCGCTGCTGATGACCATTAAACGATTGTGGGAAATCAGGGAAACTTCGGCGCCCATCGTGCGTGCCTATGAGGGCGTGTGCAAACTGAATGGCAAAAACCGGTTGGATGAACACCGCGCCATTTATGACGCACTCAAAGCCCGCGACGCCAACGCTGCGCGCAAGGCCATGCACCACCATTTTGCCCGCTTGATCGAATCCCTGCTGCACGTTTCCGAAGCTCAGGCTATTGAGGCTGCGCGACAGGAATCCCTGAAAAGCCGACAGCAATATTCGCTGGATCATTTGTTCAGCCGATAA
- a CDS encoding SDR family NAD(P)-dependent oxidoreductase has product MADKLKGKVVLVTGGGRDIGAACALESAAQGAKVVLTYMASAEGANKVCAQIEAAGGEAVALQADLTKQADVDRTLATVKERFGKLDVLMHVTGGLVARKTTAEADQAFWTQVMDLNVTSLFLTVKAALPLMSEGGSIVTFASQAARDGGGPGSAAYAASKGAVMTYTRSLAKELGPKIRVNALCPGMIDTDFHNIFTKPEVREKVAGGAALKREGRSEEIAKAAVYLASDEASYMTGANVDVNGGTWYS; this is encoded by the coding sequence ATGGCAGATAAATTGAAAGGAAAAGTGGTACTGGTCACCGGTGGTGGTCGTGATATCGGTGCAGCCTGCGCGCTTGAAAGTGCGGCGCAGGGCGCAAAAGTGGTTCTGACCTATATGGCCAGCGCTGAAGGTGCCAATAAAGTCTGTGCCCAAATTGAAGCAGCGGGCGGTGAAGCCGTAGCGCTGCAGGCAGACCTGACCAAGCAGGCCGATGTGGATCGTACGCTGGCTACCGTTAAAGAACGCTTTGGCAAGTTGGATGTGCTGATGCACGTCACTGGCGGTCTGGTCGCCCGTAAAACCACCGCAGAGGCCGATCAGGCATTCTGGACCCAGGTGATGGACCTCAATGTCACCTCCCTGTTCCTGACCGTTAAAGCGGCACTGCCTTTGATGTCTGAGGGTGGTTCGATTGTGACCTTCGCATCACAAGCAGCGCGCGATGGCGGTGGCCCGGGTTCTGCTGCCTATGCCGCGTCCAAAGGTGCGGTGATGACCTACACCCGTTCGCTGGCGAAAGAGCTGGGCCCGAAGATCCGTGTGAACGCGCTGTGCCCCGGCATGATCGATACCGATTTCCACAACATTTTCACCAAGCCCGAAGTGCGTGAAAAAGTCGCTGGCGGTGCCGCACTGAAGCGTGAAGGCCGTTCAGAAGAAATCGCCAAGGCAGCCGTGTATCTGGCATCTGACGAAGCATCCTATATGACCGGTGCCAACGTGGATGTGAATGGCGGTACCTGGTACTCCTGA
- a CDS encoding sugar kinase, whose translation MSDVKIAVLGECMLEISLASATSAGSSLPANLAFGGDVLNTAVYLSRLGCPVDFVTAVGDDKMSYWLLNQWQQEGVGCAQVQRIPDHAPGMYLISTDATGERSFSYWRDQSPARKLFNDSGRAEQIFDQLMRYPWLYLTGISLAILPPEARSRLLRFLEHYRAAGGKVAFDSNYRPRLWGDKADAVRAFEQIYRQVDVALLTLEDEQALFGNGGLQQHQQRLLDYGIPELVIKQGPEGASIIAGELNTIVPAQRVRPVDTTSAGDSFNAGYLAERIGGKDPVASAKTAHRLAALVIQHRGAIIPRRLMAGFDRPEMTG comes from the coding sequence ATGTCGGATGTAAAAATAGCGGTATTGGGGGAGTGCATGCTGGAGATTTCTCTGGCGTCGGCCACCTCCGCCGGCAGCTCGCTGCCCGCCAACCTCGCCTTTGGTGGCGACGTATTGAATACCGCCGTGTATTTGTCGCGCCTGGGTTGCCCGGTGGATTTTGTCACCGCCGTGGGCGACGACAAAATGAGCTATTGGTTGCTCAACCAGTGGCAGCAGGAAGGTGTCGGATGTGCGCAGGTGCAGCGCATCCCCGACCACGCGCCCGGCATGTACCTGATTTCAACAGATGCCACTGGTGAACGTAGCTTCAGCTATTGGCGCGATCAGTCACCAGCGCGCAAGCTATTCAACGATTCCGGCCGGGCCGAACAGATTTTTGATCAGCTGATGCGCTACCCATGGCTGTATCTGACGGGTATCAGTCTGGCGATACTGCCGCCCGAAGCGCGCAGTCGGTTACTGCGGTTTCTGGAGCACTACCGTGCGGCGGGCGGTAAGGTCGCGTTCGACTCAAATTACCGGCCTCGACTGTGGGGCGACAAGGCTGACGCGGTCCGGGCGTTTGAGCAGATCTATCGCCAGGTGGATGTGGCACTGTTGACGCTGGAGGATGAGCAGGCCTTGTTTGGCAATGGCGGCTTGCAGCAGCACCAGCAGCGTTTGCTCGACTACGGCATACCGGAATTAGTGATCAAGCAGGGGCCGGAAGGTGCCAGCATCATCGCCGGTGAATTGAACACGATTGTGCCCGCCCAGCGGGTGCGGCCAGTGGATACCACCTCGGCGGGTGACAGTTTTAATGCCGGCTATCTGGCCGAGCGCATTGGTGGCAAAGATCCGGTGGCGTCGGCAAAAACCGCACACCGTTTGGCCGCCCTGGTGATCCAGCATCGCGGCGCCATTATTCCGCGCCGCCTGATGGCAGGATTTGATCGCCCGGAAATGACCGGTTGA
- a CDS encoding polysaccharide lyase family 7 protein, with product MKRANPFLLLPLAMAIGSAAYALSPVNVSDSGNDGHVAANTLDGSLEPESRWSAQGAGQYLQYDFGSSQIFGAMNIAFYKGNERTTQFQIATSANGTDWSVVYDGVSSGSTLDFEAFAVSGAAGRYLRLVGLGNSSNDWNSITEVSFESEAGGSLTPITVQSVSASADDGNVAVNVLDNNFDTRWSANGSGQTLTLDLGSTQQVDAVDLAFYKGDQRQAYFNLLASTNGSSWSTLASGLVSSGTSLQAERFSVPSSSARYVRYVGNGNSSNSWNSLTEADVFSAGSVTPTPTPTPTPTPTPTPTPTPTGTCADMDLSRWGYTVSDGVSRNDASDIQDLIDRTNIGADLTFDSEGCPTFRAPNKGSTSTNSSFVRSELRELISEYYDSSANVKGFTKNNWVTSEAPVENQTLVGGVNGTMRARLKVNTVSVDATSTDQIGRIIVGQIHGADHEPVKIYYRKLPGHTKGSVFFTVDGASGSPVDRINVIGFTDKNDTDANASSVEEPANGIPLGAEWEYEIKLVGDQLTVTVTYDGNTYTTADAIAYTKTRSKVLINNSSDINAITISDFYKDDYMYFKAGLYNQNNTGTASPDYASVTFYELTVQHD from the coding sequence ATGAAAAGAGCAAACCCTTTCCTTCTGCTTCCGCTGGCGATGGCTATTGGAAGTGCCGCCTATGCGTTGAGCCCTGTGAATGTGTCCGATAGTGGCAATGATGGGCATGTGGCCGCCAACACACTGGATGGCTCTCTGGAACCCGAGTCGCGCTGGTCGGCGCAAGGTGCAGGGCAATACCTGCAATATGATTTTGGTAGCAGCCAGATATTCGGCGCGATGAATATTGCGTTCTATAAAGGTAACGAGCGCACAACCCAGTTTCAGATTGCCACGTCTGCCAATGGCACCGACTGGTCAGTGGTATACGACGGCGTGAGCTCCGGTTCAACATTGGATTTCGAAGCCTTTGCTGTGAGTGGTGCCGCCGGACGTTATCTGCGGCTGGTTGGTTTAGGTAATAGTTCGAATGATTGGAACAGTATCACCGAAGTCAGTTTTGAATCGGAAGCAGGCGGCAGCCTGACACCGATTACCGTGCAGAGCGTTTCGGCCAGTGCCGACGATGGCAACGTGGCGGTCAATGTATTGGATAATAATTTTGACACTCGCTGGAGCGCCAACGGATCAGGCCAGACGTTGACGCTGGATCTGGGCAGCACCCAGCAAGTGGATGCAGTTGATCTGGCCTTTTATAAGGGCGATCAGCGCCAGGCTTATTTCAATTTGCTGGCCAGCACCAATGGCAGCAGCTGGTCGACGTTGGCTTCGGGGCTGGTGAGCTCCGGTACCAGCCTGCAAGCGGAGCGCTTCAGTGTGCCTTCCAGCTCGGCTCGCTACGTGCGCTATGTGGGTAACGGCAACAGCAGCAACAGCTGGAACAGCCTGACCGAAGCCGATGTATTCAGCGCCGGCTCTGTGACGCCAACACCAACACCAACGCCTACACCAACGCCAACGCCAACGCCAACGCCAACGCCCACCGGAACCTGTGCGGATATGGATCTATCCCGCTGGGGTTATACCGTATCCGATGGTGTTTCGCGCAATGACGCATCCGATATTCAGGACCTGATTGATCGCACCAATATTGGCGCAGACCTGACCTTTGACAGCGAAGGTTGCCCGACATTCAGGGCGCCAAACAAAGGCAGTACATCTACCAACTCGAGCTTTGTGCGCAGTGAGTTGAGGGAGTTGATCAGTGAATACTATGACTCTTCCGCCAACGTAAAAGGCTTTACCAAAAATAACTGGGTCACCAGTGAGGCGCCGGTTGAAAATCAGACATTGGTAGGCGGTGTGAATGGCACCATGCGCGCGCGCTTGAAGGTGAATACGGTCAGTGTGGATGCCACCAGTACAGACCAGATCGGTCGAATTATTGTGGGTCAGATTCACGGCGCAGACCATGAACCGGTAAAAATTTACTATCGCAAACTACCTGGTCACACCAAGGGTTCAGTATTTTTTACGGTGGATGGTGCCAGTGGCAGTCCGGTTGATCGCATCAATGTGATTGGCTTTACCGACAAAAACGATACAGACGCCAATGCATCGTCCGTCGAAGAGCCAGCCAATGGTATTCCGCTGGGTGCCGAATGGGAGTACGAGATCAAATTGGTGGGCGACCAGCTGACGGTGACAGTGACCTATGACGGTAACACTTACACCACGGCGGACGCCATCGCTTACACCAAAACACGCTCAAAAGTGTTGATCAACAATAGCAGCGATATCAACGCCATTACGATTTCTGATTTTTACAAAGACGACTATATGTACTTCAAGGCCGGCTTGTATAACCAGAACAACACCGGTACCGCCTCGCCCGATTATGCATCAGTCACCTTTTATGAGCTGACGGTGCAGCATGACTAA
- a CDS encoding polysaccharide lyase family 7 protein produces the protein MDASKLQAPTSSTLIAQGNFDSADAHNRYFYSPSDAPDEMVFVADGASSRSELRQMSEWYSGDAGNTMSGSFHLVDPLAQTVDQLTVMQVHTTDEPKKPLVRIAWMREKNGLSDHFWAVVKDDLIEAGEYSWIPMGQRNSNGNSVSIDVAANRLTIAMDGQDYVTDRALDYWASNSNYFKAGVYLQTDGHAEVHFTELDYQRTPALNAALPPSGNFNLDNWKITLPYSKDEFFGSGGSSAAEVKPFDLNPDGVAPLNDGFTESGSFVTAADGAMRFMVDLADPRVASTTNSSYARSELRELYDWSPGESDSQANWSPAGRHLLNARVSVTEYFADDPQTVVGQIHAKDSSKALVKLQWDGPAKPVRAIINAHPVEGNPFNLTFSDYGNPGTQPFDYSIVLEDETITVTVGNESKSVVFGEGNMSTLWSDHVYYFKAGNYAQASIGSAGRFVVNIYQLSVEHQ, from the coding sequence TTGGATGCATCCAAACTGCAGGCGCCCACCAGCAGCACGCTGATTGCACAGGGCAATTTTGACAGTGCCGATGCCCACAACCGTTATTTTTACAGCCCGTCGGATGCACCCGATGAAATGGTATTTGTGGCCGACGGCGCCAGCAGCCGCAGCGAGCTACGCCAGATGAGTGAATGGTACTCAGGCGATGCCGGCAACACGATGAGTGGCAGCTTTCATCTGGTGGACCCGCTCGCGCAAACCGTTGATCAGCTCACCGTGATGCAAGTGCACACCACCGACGAACCCAAAAAACCGCTGGTGCGCATCGCCTGGATGCGTGAGAAAAATGGCCTCTCCGATCACTTCTGGGCGGTGGTGAAAGATGATCTGATCGAGGCGGGCGAATACAGCTGGATTCCCATGGGCCAGCGCAACAGCAATGGCAACAGCGTAAGCATTGATGTGGCAGCAAACCGATTGACCATCGCCATGGATGGTCAGGATTATGTGACCGACAGAGCACTGGATTACTGGGCCAGCAACAGCAACTACTTCAAGGCCGGCGTCTATTTACAGACCGATGGTCACGCCGAGGTACATTTTACCGAGCTGGACTATCAGCGCACGCCGGCACTGAATGCCGCATTACCGCCCTCCGGCAATTTTAATCTGGACAACTGGAAAATTACCCTGCCCTATTCCAAAGACGAGTTTTTTGGCAGTGGCGGCAGCAGTGCAGCGGAAGTCAAACCCTTTGATCTGAACCCCGATGGCGTGGCACCTCTGAACGATGGCTTCACCGAGAGTGGCAGTTTTGTGACCGCTGCCGACGGCGCCATGCGCTTCATGGTTGACCTGGCCGACCCGCGCGTGGCCTCCACCACCAACTCCAGTTACGCCCGATCTGAGTTGCGCGAACTCTACGACTGGAGCCCGGGAGAAAGCGACAGTCAGGCAAACTGGTCACCCGCCGGCCGGCATCTGCTCAATGCACGTGTATCGGTTACCGAGTATTTTGCCGACGACCCACAAACCGTGGTGGGCCAGATACACGCCAAGGATTCCAGCAAAGCACTGGTAAAATTGCAGTGGGATGGCCCCGCCAAGCCCGTGCGCGCCATCATCAACGCACACCCGGTGGAAGGTAACCCGTTTAACCTGACCTTTTCAGACTACGGCAATCCAGGCACTCAGCCCTTTGACTACAGCATTGTGCTTGAAGATGAGACCATAACCGTCACCGTGGGCAATGAATCAAAAAGCGTGGTTTTTGGTGAAGGCAATATGAGTACACTTTGGAGTGACCATGTGTACTATTTCAAAGCCGGTAATTATGCGCAGGCGTCCATTGGTTCAGCAGGCCGGTTTGTGGTGAATATTTACCAGCTGTCGGTAGAGCATCAATAG